The following are from one region of the Advenella mimigardefordensis DPN7 genome:
- a CDS encoding NADP-dependent oxidoreductase — translation MPENEVIRVISRPTGIPGTEHFQLEKQPLAELQPGQIRVCNEWLSVDPAMRGWLADANNYASVKVGEVMRSLCVGTVIESTVSTYNKGDRLMGWFGWQTCATVKPEAVVQKITATDLPPSLYLGVLGLNGITAATALDKLGSPRQGDTVVVSTAAGGVGSCVGQLAKTMGCRTVGLTSSSEKVQACYEAFGYDHVINYKTDNIDQAIKAACPDGVNVYFDNTSGSISDSVMQHLAIGARVIVCGTASIPSWDPPPMGPRVNRILLTRRARMEGFILFDHQDTYASYVEKLEQLVRDKKLTYREHITDGLHTATGAIAQLYRGENLGKRLIRL, via the coding sequence CCGGCATTCCCGGAACAGAGCATTTCCAGCTGGAAAAGCAGCCCCTGGCTGAACTTCAGCCCGGGCAAATACGGGTATGCAATGAATGGTTGTCTGTTGATCCCGCGATGCGTGGCTGGCTGGCCGATGCCAATAACTATGCAAGTGTGAAGGTCGGCGAGGTGATGCGTTCGCTGTGTGTAGGAACGGTTATCGAATCTACCGTATCCACATACAACAAGGGCGATCGCCTGATGGGCTGGTTCGGCTGGCAAACCTGCGCCACCGTCAAACCCGAAGCAGTTGTGCAGAAAATCACCGCCACTGACCTTCCCCCATCCTTATACCTGGGTGTGCTGGGCCTGAACGGCATCACGGCCGCAACGGCACTGGACAAACTGGGTTCCCCAAGGCAGGGAGACACCGTTGTGGTGTCCACTGCAGCCGGCGGCGTGGGCTCCTGCGTGGGGCAACTGGCCAAAACAATGGGTTGCCGTACCGTGGGCCTGACCAGTTCATCTGAAAAAGTTCAGGCGTGTTATGAAGCATTCGGCTACGATCATGTTATCAACTATAAGACCGATAATATTGACCAGGCCATCAAAGCCGCCTGCCCGGATGGAGTGAATGTGTATTTTGATAATACGTCCGGTAGCATTTCAGACTCAGTGATGCAGCACCTGGCTATCGGTGCCCGCGTGATTGTCTGCGGAACAGCGTCCATTCCAAGCTGGGACCCACCGCCCATGGGGCCGCGGGTAAACCGTATTCTGCTGACCCGTCGCGCCCGGATGGAAGGTTTCATTCTGTTCGATCATCAGGATACCTATGCCTCTTACGTCGAAAAACTGGAGCAGTTGGTCCGAGATAAAAAATTAACCTACCGTGAACACATTACAGACGGTCTGCATACGGCGACCGGCGCCATTGCCCAGTTGTATCGGGGTGAGAATCTGGGCAAGCGACTGATTCGACTGTAA